A region of Sugiyamaella lignohabitans strain CBS 10342 chromosome A, complete sequence DNA encodes the following proteins:
- the AGP3 gene encoding Agp3p (Low-affinity amino acid permease; may act to supply the cell with amino acids as nitrogen source in nitrogen-poor conditions; transcription is induced under conditions of sulfur limitation; plays a role in regulating Ty1 transposition; GO_component: GO:0016021 - integral component of membrane [Evidence IEA,IEA]; GO_component: GO:0016021 - integral component of membrane [Evidence ISM] [PMID 12192589]; GO_component: GO:0016020 - membrane [Evidence IEA,IEA,IEA]; GO_component: GO:0005886 - plasma membrane [Evidence ISS] [PMID 10654085]; GO_function: GO:0015171 - amino acid transmembrane transporter activity [Evidence IEA]; GO_function: GO:0015171 - amino acid transmembrane transporter activity [Evidence IDA] [PMID 10654085]; GO_function: GO:0015171 - amino acid transmembrane transporter activity [Evidence IMP] [PMID 14697254]; GO_process: GO:0003333 - amino acid transmembrane transport [Evidence IEA]; GO_process: GO:0006865 - amino acid transport [Evidence IEA,IEA]; GO_process: GO:0006865 - amino acid transport [Evidence IDA] [PMID 10654085]; GO_process: GO:0006865 - amino acid transport [Evidence IMP] [PMID 14697254]; GO_process: GO:0055085 - transmembrane transport [Evidence IEA]; GO_process: GO:0055085 - transmembrane transport [Evidence IDA] [PMID 10654085]; GO_process: GO:0006810 - transport [Evidence IEA,IEA]), with amino-acid sequence MQSLGELTTLYPSGGAFVKLADRFVEPAFGAAVGWNYFIIWIAVLANEYNVVCSILGFWSHKVPMYGYFLMLWSLFLGFQLLGVAAFGEAEFWLALVKLLGLVAYFIFSIVYVSGGIVNHTGSALGFHYWHNPGAFADGFRGVANVFVFCSTFYAGCESIAVAATETKNPRKAVPNAIHQVFWRIIFIYLGSAFFFGITVPWDAPGLISGKSKALQSPMTIAIQNAGWQGGVHLINAFILITCLSAINSSIYIGSRTVLFMGQDRKAPSFLGKTNSRGVPVFAIIFTNLFGFLALMNISTGASRAYGYIVNLSGVSTFLVWGSISFIHIRFRRAWIKQGFTPDELPFKSFLYPYNAYFGLAANVFLALVQGWSTLSPFNAGNFVDAYILLPLFAIIYVLYKLIFKTKFLRAHEIDLASGRRNDMEYADSTDETVSLTKKKSLWQRLIDSF; translated from the coding sequence ATGCAATCATTAGGAGAGTTAACCACACTATATCCATCAGGAGGAGCTTTTGTAAAACTGGCTGATCGATTTGTAGAACCTGCttttggtgctgctgtggGTTGGAACTATTTTATCATTTGGATCGCAGTACTTGCTAATGAGTATAATGTTGTTTGCAGTATTCTTGGATTTTGGAGTCATAAAGTTCCTATGTATGGATACTTTTTGATGTTGTGGTCCTTATTTTTGGGATTCCAATTATTGGGTGTTGCAGCATTTGGAGAGGCAGAGTTTTGGCTCGCTTTAGTCAAGCTTCTTGGACTGGTCgcttattttattttttccaTTGTATACGTATCAGGAGGAATTGTTAATCATACGGGAAGTGCTCTTGGATTCCATTATTGGCATAATCCAGGTGCTTTTGCTGATGGGTTCAGAGGAGTGGCTAATGTATTTGTGTTCTGTTCGACGTTTTATGCTGGCTGTGAATCAATTGCTGTAGCTGCAACTGAGACTAAGAATCCCAGAAAGGCCGTTCCTAATGCCATCCACCAAGTATTTTGGagaattattttcatttacTTGGGATCcgcttttttctttggtaTCACTGTACCATGGGACGCTCCGGGTCTCATTAGTGGTAAATCCAAGGCTCTTCAAAGTCCCATGACTATTGCTATTCAGAACGCTGGGTGGCAAGGTGGTGTTCATCTAATTAATGctttcattctcatcacATGTCTTTCTGCTATCAATAgtagtatatatattggaTCCAGAACTGTGCTCTTCATGGGTCAAGACCGCAAGGCACCAAGTTTTCTCGGCAAAACCAATAGTCGTGGCGTACCAGTATTTGCTATTATATTCACTAATTTGTTTGGATTCTTGGCTCTCATGAATATCAGCACTGGTGCGTCTCGTGCGTATGGCTATATTGTCAATCTGTCTGGTGTATCAACCTTTTTAGTTTGGGGATCAATCTCGTTTATTCATATTCGATTCCGTCGAGCCTGGATCAAACAAGGCTTCACGCCAGATGAGCTTCCTTTCAAATCTTTCCTCTATCCATACAATGCGTACTTCGGTCTGGCAGCCAATGTATTCCTGGCCTTAGTTCAGGGTTGGAGTACTTTAAGTCCTTTCAATGCCGGAAACTTTGTTGATGCTTATATTTTGCTCCCTCTGTTTGCAATCATTTATGTTCTCTATAAGCTTATCTTCAAAACCAAGTTTCTTCGGGCACATGAGATTGATCTTGCGTCTGGTCGCCGTAATGACATGGAATACGCCGACTCGACTGATGAAACCGTTTCTTTAACTAAGAAAAAGAGCCTATGGCAACGACTCATTGACAGTTTCTAG
- the DOT5 gene encoding Dot5p (Nuclear thiol peroxidase; functions as an alkyl-hydroperoxide reductase during post-diauxic growth; GO_component: GO:0005694 - chromosome [Evidence IEA]; GO_component: GO:0000781 - chromosome, telomeric region [Evidence IEA,IEA]; GO_component: GO:0005634 - nucleus [Evidence IEA,IEA]; GO_component: GO:0005634 - nucleus [Evidence IDA] [PMID 10681558]; GO_component: GO:0005634 - nucleus [Evidence IDA,ISS] [PMID 2408019]; GO_function: GO:0016209 - antioxidant activity [Evidence IEA,IEA]; GO_function: GO:0016491 - oxidoreductase activity [Evidence IEA,IEA]; GO_function: GO:0004601 - peroxidase activity [Evidence IEA]; GO_function: GO:0051920 - peroxiredoxin activity [Evidence IEA]; GO_function: GO:0008379 - thioredoxin peroxidase activity [Evidence IDA,IMP,ISS] [PMID 10681558]; GO_process: GO:0045454 - cell redox homeostasis [Evidence IDA,IMP] [PMID 10681558]; GO_process: GO:0034599 - cellular response to oxidative stress [Evidence IGI] [PMID 15051715]; GO_process: GO:0055114 - oxidation-reduction process [Evidence IEA,IEA]; GO_process: GO:0006355 - regulation of transcription, DNA-templated [Evidence IEA]; GO_process: GO:0006351 - transcription, DNA-templated [Evidence IEA]): MTEAVPVRRSARVAAAAKRNPELEAKQPEVVAKKAKPSPKSKAKDTLKTEKEDVTSKDEEEHKQEAAQSEDKPAVAKDETESEKVEAKPVKSKQVEVGDAVPDITLLDQDSKEVNLAEVAKSSPFVVIFAYPKANTPGCTRQACAYRDHHEEFKSADVRVFGLSADSPSAQKKFETKFDFPYQLLSDPKYELIGVLGAKKTATGGVTRSHWVIKDGKFVSVNVGVKPDDSWSKTLDLVKNSA, encoded by the coding sequence ATGACTGAAGCTGTACCAGTAAGACGATCTGCTCGCGTTGCTGCGGCAGCTAAGAGAAATCCAGAATTGGAGGCAAAACAACCAGAAGTTGTAGCCAAGAAGGCCAAACCTTCTCCTAAGTCGAAGGCTAAAGACACATTGAAAACTGAAAAGGAGGATGTGACCTCAAAGGACGAGGAAGAACACAAACAGGAAGCTGCACAGAGCGAGGACAAGCCTGCCGTGGCAAAAGATGAGACAGAATCTGAAAAAGTCGAGGCCAAGCCGGTTAAGTCGAAGCAAGTTGAGGTTGGAGATGCAGTCCCAGATATCACTCTTCTCGACCAAGATTCGAAAGAGGTAAACCTTGCTGAAGTAGCCAAATCTTCGCCATTTGTGGTTATTTTTGCTTATCCTAAAGCAAACACTCCTGGATGCACTCGTCAAGCCTGTGCGTACCGTGACCATCATGAAGAGTTCAAGTCTGCTGATGTTAGAGTATTCGGCTTGTCTGCTGATAGTCCCAGTGCCCAGAAGAAGTTTGAGACCAAATTTGACTTCCCATATCAGCTTCTGTCTGACCCTAAATACGAACTCATTGGAGTCCTTGGTGCCAAAAAGACTGCCACTGGCGGTGTTACTCGTTCTCACTGGGTCATTAAGGATGGTAAATTTGTATCTGTAAATGTAGGCGTGAAGCCCGACGACTCTTGGTCAAAGACTCTTGACCTCGTCAAAAACTCAGCGTAG